In Cyanobacterium stanieri LEGE 03274, one genomic interval encodes:
- a CDS encoding ribonuclease J, which translates to MNKVYKIQGRKRKTSDKTTKPTKTLKDTPKIKAKNNDPELKSNKNALRVIPLGGLHEIGKNTCIYEYGDEMIVVDAGIGFPTDGMHGINVVLPDMTYLRENNDKIKAFVATHGHEDHIGGIPYHLRQIDTPIIYGPRLAMSLLRDKLEEAGLSDRTIIKTVTPREVVKIGKHFKVEFIRNTHSIADSFTLAIHTPVGVLIHTGDYKIDHTPVDGEYFDLHRLAELGEQGVLCVLGDSTNSEVPGFTPSERSVYPNLEKIFLQTNGRLLLTTFATSVHRVNMVLELAQKYNRKVAVVGRSMLNVIAHARNLGYIKCPENVFVPLRALHSLPDEQVLILCTGSQGEKFAAMTRISRGEHRQVKIRQGDTVIFSANPIPGNTIPVVNTIDRLIMQGANVLYGRSLGIHVSGHGCQEDQKLMLALTKPKFVVPVHGEHRMLVKHAQTAQSVGIPAENIVIVDNGDTVELTPDSIAKGPKVPSGIELVDNSGIVHGTHVMEERTQIAQDGVITVVAAVNYQGRLLEEPQINLRGVVSKIEISMLNRLITRNVDKTIGDRIKSALLLNGNEEINWSSIRLDVEASLDRLIQRELRSNPLVIFMLQVQPDINDSNDEDNEKDSDGKFTRRRRSVVTTH; encoded by the coding sequence ATGAATAAAGTTTACAAAATTCAAGGCAGAAAAAGAAAAACTAGCGATAAAACCACTAAACCTACCAAAACATTGAAAGATACCCCCAAAATCAAAGCCAAAAATAACGATCCAGAGCTAAAAAGTAATAAAAACGCTCTCCGAGTAATTCCCCTTGGTGGACTCCATGAAATTGGCAAAAATACCTGTATCTATGAATACGGAGATGAAATGATTGTCGTAGATGCAGGAATTGGCTTTCCTACCGATGGAATGCACGGCATTAACGTAGTATTGCCAGACATGACCTATTTAAGAGAAAATAACGATAAAATTAAAGCCTTTGTCGCTACCCATGGCCATGAAGACCATATCGGCGGTATTCCCTATCACCTCAGACAAATTGACACCCCCATCATTTATGGACCTCGTCTTGCCATGTCTTTACTCAGAGACAAACTAGAAGAAGCAGGATTGAGCGATCGCACTATAATTAAAACCGTTACCCCCCGAGAAGTAGTCAAAATCGGTAAACATTTCAAAGTCGAATTTATCCGTAACACCCACTCCATCGCCGACAGTTTCACCCTTGCCATTCATACCCCCGTGGGCGTTTTAATCCACACAGGAGACTACAAAATTGACCATACCCCCGTAGATGGCGAATATTTTGATCTACACCGCCTCGCCGAATTAGGAGAACAAGGGGTTTTATGTGTGTTAGGTGACTCCACCAACTCCGAAGTACCAGGCTTTACCCCCTCCGAAAGATCCGTTTATCCCAACCTTGAAAAAATCTTCCTACAAACCAACGGACGCTTACTACTTACCACCTTTGCCACCTCCGTCCATCGGGTGAATATGGTACTAGAATTGGCTCAAAAATATAACCGTAAAGTAGCCGTCGTCGGGCGATCGATGTTGAACGTCATTGCCCACGCCCGTAACCTAGGCTATATCAAATGTCCAGAAAATGTATTTGTACCCCTTCGGGCGCTCCATAGCCTTCCCGATGAGCAAGTATTGATCCTTTGTACAGGCTCTCAGGGAGAAAAATTTGCCGCCATGACAAGAATTTCTCGGGGAGAACATCGCCAAGTAAAAATCCGTCAAGGAGACACCGTTATTTTCTCCGCTAATCCCATCCCCGGTAACACCATTCCTGTGGTTAATACCATCGATAGATTAATTATGCAGGGTGCTAATGTACTATATGGTAGAAGTTTAGGCATTCATGTATCTGGTCATGGTTGTCAAGAAGATCAAAAATTGATGTTGGCTTTGACTAAACCTAAATTTGTTGTTCCCGTCCATGGAGAACATAGAATGTTAGTTAAACACGCTCAAACAGCTCAAAGCGTAGGTATTCCTGCTGAAAATATTGTCATTGTTGATAATGGAGATACGGTGGAGTTAACCCCTGATTCCATTGCCAAAGGCCCTAAAGTGCCTTCTGGTATTGAGTTGGTGGATAATTCTGGTATTGTCCATGGTACTCATGTAATGGAAGAAAGAACCCAAATCGCCCAAGATGGCGTGATTACCGTGGTAGCTGCAGTTAATTATCAAGGCCGACTTTTAGAAGAACCCCAAATTAATCTCCGTGGGGTGGTTAGTAAGATTGAAATTTCCATGTTAAATCGTTTGATTACCCGTAATGTGGATAAGACTATAGGCGATCGCATCAAGAGTGCTTTACTATTAAATGGTAATGAAGAGATCAACTGGTCTAGTATTCGCCTTGACGTGGAAGCTAGTTTAGATCGACTCATTCAAAGGGAATTGAGAAGTAACCCCCTCGTTATCTTTATGCTACAGGTTCAACCAGACATTAATGATAGTAATGACGAAGACAATGAAAAAGACAGTGATGGTAAATTTACTCGCCGTCGCCGTTCAGTGGTAACAACCCATTAA
- a CDS encoding LysE family translocator: protein MSLANIVSLFGAMAILASIPSLSVLTVSTRSANGGFIHGFFTTLGIVLGDIIFIIVALWGLSFLQDTMGGFFILIKYLGAGYLIFLGINILRAKTKNASLENIDVKSLLSSFLTGLFITLGDQKATIFYLGFLPAFVDIDNISFLDTLIVLIITILTVGGVKLIYAFIAHKSRIFFTKKTNKIINIFAGYLMIFIGIFLIIMP, encoded by the coding sequence ATGAGTTTGGCTAATATTGTTAGTTTATTTGGGGCGATGGCAATACTGGCATCAATTCCCAGTTTGAGTGTATTAACGGTATCGACAAGAAGTGCTAATGGTGGCTTTATCCATGGTTTTTTTACTACCTTGGGCATTGTTTTAGGAGATATTATTTTTATCATTGTTGCCCTATGGGGATTATCTTTTTTGCAGGATACCATGGGCGGTTTTTTTATATTAATTAAATATCTTGGAGCTGGTTATTTAATATTTTTAGGGATTAATATTCTCAGGGCAAAAACGAAGAATGCTAGTTTGGAAAATATTGATGTAAAATCCCTTTTATCTAGTTTTTTAACAGGTTTATTTATTACTTTAGGAGATCAAAAAGCTACTATTTTTTATTTAGGTTTCTTACCTGCTTTTGTGGATATAGATAATATTTCTTTTCTTGACACTTTAATTGTACTGATAATTACTATCTTAACAGTAGGAGGGGTAAAGTTAATCTATGCTTTTATTGCCCATAAATCGAGAATATTTTTTACAAAAAAAACTAATAAAATAATTAATATTTTTGCAGGTTATTTAATGATATTTATTGGTATTTTTTTAATCATTATGCCATGA
- the aroH gene encoding chorismate mutase has product MSPMWKVRAIRGATTAENNSLEAMREAISELMIEIEARNQLDYDDVISVIFTATPDLDAAFPAAIARERPHWANVPLLDLQQMKVEGSLEHCIRVLIYFNTTKPANEIYHPYLRKAQNLRPDWSLAQFSRY; this is encoded by the coding sequence ATGTCACCCATGTGGAAAGTACGGGCAATTAGAGGGGCAACTACAGCAGAAAATAATTCTCTTGAAGCCATGAGAGAAGCCATTAGTGAATTAATGATTGAAATTGAAGCTCGTAATCAGCTTGATTATGATGATGTCATTAGTGTTATTTTTACTGCAACCCCTGATTTAGATGCGGCTTTCCCCGCTGCGATCGCACGAGAACGCCCCCATTGGGCGAATGTACCCCTTCTCGACTTACAACAAATGAAGGTAGAGGGTAGTTTAGAGCATTGTATTCGGGTTTTAATTTACTTCAATACCACTAAACCAGCTAATGAAATTTATCATCCCTATTTGCGTAAAGCTCAAAATTTACGCCCTGATTGGAGTTTAGCTCAATTTTCCCGATATTAG
- the sppA gene encoding signal peptide peptidase SppA, with protein MIWPFKPNTKKKIAKIEINGAIGSSTRVQVLEALKTVEEKKYPALLLRIDSPGGTVADSQEIYSALRRLGEKIKIVASFGNISASGGVYIGVGANHIVSNPGTITGSVGVIIRGNNLEKLLDKVGVSFQVIKSGPYKDILSFDRNLTPEETDILQQLIDSSYEQFVQTVAEGRNLSVETVKSFADGRIFSGEQALKLGLVDRLGSEEDARRWACELVKLDPEKTECDTIEEPKPLINRLLNGRSQVKSGVGSAINWLEFEMATSGQPLWLYRP; from the coding sequence ATGATCTGGCCCTTTAAACCCAACACAAAAAAGAAAATTGCCAAAATTGAAATTAACGGCGCTATCGGCTCATCAACTCGTGTACAGGTTTTAGAAGCCTTGAAAACTGTAGAAGAAAAAAAATATCCTGCGCTCTTATTACGTATCGATTCCCCTGGAGGTACGGTGGCAGATTCTCAGGAAATATATTCAGCCCTGAGGAGATTGGGAGAAAAAATAAAAATTGTGGCTAGTTTTGGTAACATTTCCGCATCGGGGGGGGTTTATATCGGTGTGGGGGCAAATCATATCGTCTCTAATCCTGGCACTATCACAGGCAGTGTGGGGGTAATTATTCGGGGTAATAATCTGGAAAAACTTTTGGATAAGGTGGGGGTGTCGTTTCAGGTAATTAAATCTGGCCCTTATAAGGATATACTATCTTTCGATCGCAACTTAACCCCAGAAGAAACCGATATTCTACAACAACTCATTGATAGTAGTTATGAACAGTTTGTGCAAACTGTCGCCGAAGGACGTAATCTATCAGTGGAAACGGTGAAAAGTTTCGCCGATGGTCGTATTTTTAGCGGTGAACAGGCTTTAAAATTGGGTTTAGTAGATCGACTCGGTAGCGAAGAAGATGCCCGTCGTTGGGCTTGTGAGTTGGTTAAACTTGATCCTGAAAAAACCGAATGCGATACCATCGAAGAACCAAAACCATTAATTAACCGTTTGCTTAATGGTCGTAGTCAGGTAAAATCAGGGGTAGGTTCAGCTATTAATTGGTTAGAATTTGAAATGGCAACCAGTGGACAACCTTTATGGTTATATCGTCCTTAA
- a CDS encoding response regulator gives MSNPIPFREFTALKQAGFFENLKQPRFSGQLLLTGTRNKWVFYLYLGRIVYATGGHHPVRRWRRNLVANLPHIPSHMGAIQNDINQLQLDEQNNCWEYELLCFWVDQQRITLEQAAKMIRQNITEVLFDVTQAMQVTCELKPDRTLPFSSRLVLIDAEQVIAEAQKAWQAWQSAKIADRSPDMAPVITQPQELEQQTNPQVYQTLTQLLDGQQTLRDLSVRMKRDVLTVTRSLLPYVQRGLVRLIDISDIPAPSLPIHNDGDDDLSANSNITIACVDDSPLICQTMEKIITGAGYSFIGVNDALRAIAILLAKKPDLIFLDLIMPNANGYEICSQLRKLTFFKHTPIVILTGNDGLVDRVRAKMVGSSDFIGKPVDRALVLETIRKHLKIGVS, from the coding sequence ATGTCTAATCCAATACCTTTTCGAGAGTTTACGGCTCTAAAACAAGCGGGATTTTTTGAAAATTTGAAACAGCCCCGTTTCAGCGGTCAACTACTGTTGACTGGAACTCGTAATAAGTGGGTATTCTATCTTTATTTAGGTCGTATTGTCTATGCTACGGGGGGGCATCACCCTGTTAGAAGATGGCGTCGTAATTTGGTGGCAAATTTACCCCATATTCCTTCTCACATGGGAGCGATTCAAAATGATATTAATCAGCTACAGTTAGATGAGCAGAATAATTGTTGGGAATATGAGTTATTGTGTTTTTGGGTAGATCAGCAAAGGATAACCCTTGAACAAGCGGCGAAGATGATTCGTCAAAATATTACGGAGGTTTTATTTGATGTTACTCAGGCGATGCAGGTTACTTGTGAATTAAAACCCGATCGCACCTTACCTTTTTCTTCCCGTTTAGTGTTAATAGATGCCGAACAGGTAATCGCTGAAGCTCAAAAGGCATGGCAGGCCTGGCAGTCAGCCAAAATCGCCGATCGCTCCCCAGACATGGCCCCGGTGATTACCCAGCCCCAAGAATTAGAACAACAAACCAACCCCCAAGTATATCAAACCCTTACTCAATTACTCGATGGACAACAAACCTTGCGAGATTTATCCGTCAGGATGAAAAGGGATGTTTTAACGGTTACTCGTTCCCTATTACCCTACGTGCAAAGGGGTTTGGTAAGGTTAATAGACATTAGCGATATTCCCGCCCCTTCTTTACCTATCCATAACGATGGGGATGATGATTTATCCGCTAACAGTAACATTACCATCGCCTGTGTGGATGATAGTCCCTTGATTTGTCAAACCATGGAAAAAATTATCACCGGGGCAGGTTATTCCTTTATTGGGGTGAATGATGCCCTAAGGGCGATCGCCATTTTACTGGCCAAAAAACCCGATCTTATCTTCCTAGATTTAATCATGCCCAACGCCAATGGTTATGAAATCTGTAGTCAACTAAGAAAATTAACCTTCTTCAAACATACCCCCATCGTCATCTTGACAGGAAATGATGGTTTAGTAGATAGAGTGAGAGCAAAAATGGTAGGTTCATCAGACTTTATCGGTAAACCCGTAGATAGAGCCTTAGTGCTAGAAACCATCAGAAAACATCTCAAAATAGGAGTATCCTAA
- a CDS encoding response regulator transcription factor: MAKVLIVDDSSTERKILVTYLQEIGVSITTAESGEEALDKIPQINPDLIILDVVLPGKSGFEICREIKSNDNTNKIPVIICSTKGSEMDKFWGMKQGADAYLPKPVNKDELFSTVKKLTA, encoded by the coding sequence ATGGCAAAAGTATTAATAGTTGACGATTCCTCCACCGAGAGAAAAATATTAGTAACTTATTTACAAGAAATAGGTGTTTCTATTACTACCGCTGAAAGTGGAGAGGAAGCCCTCGATAAAATTCCTCAAATTAACCCCGACTTAATTATCTTAGATGTGGTTTTACCCGGTAAGAGTGGCTTTGAAATCTGTCGAGAAATAAAATCCAATGATAACACCAATAAAATACCCGTGATTATTTGTTCCACCAAAGGCAGTGAAATGGATAAATTCTGGGGTATGAAACAGGGGGCAGATGCCTATTTACCCAAACCCGTTAATAAAGACGAATTATTTAGCACTGTAAAGAAATTGACGGCATAA
- a CDS encoding chemotaxis protein CheW — MENKSNPSLSINKDTTSQASQFLRFLLLPDTNLMVSLSQIAAVLKIPFGKIVPVPDMPSWVMGVYNWRGEIVWMIDLGQLLGFTPWYEQSVTASNHKAVVIHPSNQNIKSLTTGELVGLVVSDIQDIEMCHTDNLHSPPASAITPELAPFLRGYWIKDNGEIIVTVDGDSIFAAMPKK; from the coding sequence ATGGAAAATAAATCAAACCCATCCTTGTCAATTAACAAAGACACCACTTCCCAAGCCTCTCAATTTTTAAGGTTTTTATTACTCCCCGACACCAATTTGATGGTTAGCCTATCACAGATTGCGGCGGTGTTAAAAATTCCCTTCGGTAAAATTGTCCCTGTGCCAGATATGCCTAGTTGGGTAATGGGGGTTTATAATTGGCGGGGGGAAATTGTCTGGATGATAGATTTAGGGCAATTATTAGGTTTTACCCCTTGGTATGAACAATCGGTTACCGCTTCTAACCATAAGGCGGTGGTAATTCACCCTAGTAACCAAAATATCAAAAGTTTAACCACTGGAGAATTAGTGGGTTTAGTAGTAAGTGATATTCAAGATATTGAAATGTGTCACACTGATAATTTACACTCTCCCCCTGCCTCGGCCATTACTCCAGAATTAGCACCATTTTTGCGAGGGTATTGGATAAAAGATAATGGAGAAATTATCGTAACCGTGGATGGAGATTCTATTTTTGCCGCTATGCCCAAGAAATAG
- a CDS encoding prephenate/arogenate dehydrogenase, with protein sequence MKIGIIGLGLIGGSLGLDLTAKNYHVVGVSRNPKTCSKALQKGVATKSGVDLSLLKDCDVVVIATPIEYIIPTLKSLLQYLSSHTVVTDVGSVKESIVREAQKICPNFVGSHPMAGTANSGIDAVERNLFNNAPCVITPNDYTRVRAIALIEKMWLSVGCKILTTSPEIHDQAVAWISHLPVMISANLIYSCLGEKDQKVREFAKKIASSGFKDTSRVGGGNPELGLMMAKNNQKNILNSLKKYRQNLDTIINDIESNHWQEIEQLLTITQSKRSDFL encoded by the coding sequence ATGAAAATTGGTATTATTGGTTTAGGTTTAATCGGTGGCTCTCTGGGATTGGATTTGACTGCCAAAAATTATCATGTGGTGGGGGTATCTCGTAACCCAAAAACCTGCTCTAAGGCTTTGCAAAAGGGCGTGGCGACTAAGTCAGGGGTTGATTTGAGTTTACTAAAAGATTGCGATGTGGTGGTCATTGCTACCCCCATAGAATATATTATCCCGACTCTTAAAAGTTTACTCCAGTATTTATCTTCCCATACCGTGGTTACGGATGTTGGTTCGGTGAAAGAATCTATTGTCAGGGAAGCCCAAAAAATCTGTCCTAATTTTGTCGGTAGTCATCCCATGGCAGGTACGGCAAATAGTGGTATTGATGCGGTGGAAAGGAATTTATTTAATAATGCTCCCTGTGTAATTACTCCTAATGATTATACTAGGGTAAGGGCGATCGCCCTTATCGAAAAAATGTGGTTATCAGTCGGATGTAAAATATTAACCACCAGTCCCGAAATTCATGATCAAGCAGTAGCATGGATTTCCCATTTACCCGTGATGATAAGTGCTAATTTAATTTATAGCTGTTTAGGAGAAAAGGATCAAAAAGTAAGAGAATTTGCCAAAAAAATAGCTAGTTCAGGTTTTAAAGACACTAGCCGTGTAGGAGGAGGAAACCCCGAATTAGGATTAATGATGGCAAAAAATAATCAAAAAAACATTCTTAATAGTCTTAAAAAATACCGCCAAAATTTAGATACTATTATTAATGATATAGAGTCCAACCATTGGCAAGAAATTGAGCAACTATTAACCATCACCCAAAGTAAAAGAAGCGACTTTTTATAA
- a CDS encoding formate/nitrite transporter family protein — MDYLLPQDLINTVIDAAKSKSRLSIKNLMIRGFYSGAILGVATTLAITIAIQSQIPFLGALLFPWGFASIVLFGMELVTGNFAIMCVGILAGKVSFHKALNNWLWVYFANFCGCFTIALLMSYSLTDGGMIPPSAVGEKIMEIAISKSVTVREMGLSGFTLFIVRGIVCNFLVCIAVMMGFVSKSVIGKIVGCWFPIMAFIVLGMEHIVVNMFFLTTGMALGADITGMDMVFWSFLPVTIGNLIGGGIFVGALFYMTHSNVMLRQNKSETVS, encoded by the coding sequence ATGGATTATTTATTGCCACAGGATTTAATCAACACCGTTATCGATGCGGCAAAAAGCAAATCAAGACTATCTATCAAAAACTTAATGATTCGGGGATTTTATTCTGGTGCAATTTTAGGAGTAGCCACAACCCTCGCCATTACCATCGCCATTCAATCACAAATACCCTTTTTAGGAGCATTACTATTTCCTTGGGGCTTTGCTTCCATCGTACTTTTTGGCATGGAGTTAGTAACAGGCAACTTCGCCATTATGTGTGTGGGTATATTAGCTGGAAAAGTTAGTTTTCATAAAGCCCTTAATAACTGGTTGTGGGTTTATTTTGCTAATTTTTGCGGTTGTTTTACCATTGCACTATTGATGAGTTATTCCCTTACCGACGGCGGAATGATTCCCCCTTCTGCGGTAGGAGAAAAAATTATGGAAATTGCCATTTCTAAATCTGTCACTGTCAGAGAAATGGGTTTATCTGGTTTTACTTTATTTATTGTGCGAGGAATTGTCTGTAATTTTCTCGTATGTATTGCCGTAATGATGGGTTTTGTCAGTAAGTCAGTAATTGGTAAAATTGTTGGTTGTTGGTTTCCTATTATGGCTTTTATTGTATTGGGAATGGAACATATTGTCGTTAATATGTTTTTCTTAACTACAGGCATGGCTTTAGGTGCTGATATTACGGGTATGGATATGGTTTTTTGGAGTTTTTTACCCGTGACGATTGGTAATTTAATTGGAGGAGGTATATTTGTTGGAGCATTATTTTATATGACTCATTCTAATGTCATGCTTCGTCAAAATAAAAGTGAGACAGTCAGTTAA
- a CDS encoding inositol monophosphatase family protein — protein sequence MTVNESISIYLDIALLAARAGGAVLSHYWGKQLAIAQKGRSGDLVTQVDKESEAQVIKVIQRHCPDHAIFAEESGKSGTQNHKYQWVIDPLDGTTNYAHGYPQAAVSIGLNIDGVPSVGVVYNPMREELWCAGKGLGATLNGNPIKVSNTEELKDSLLVTGFAYDRRETDDNNYAEFCYLTHLTQGVRRAGSASLDLCELAGGRLDGYWERGLSPWDLLAGVVIVKEAGGYISAYDGSEFDINTGRILATNGKIHDALMVALKNTPHSPAFSFPDVVG from the coding sequence ATGACTGTTAACGAATCAATTTCTATTTATCTTGATATTGCCCTATTGGCGGCAAGGGCTGGGGGGGCTGTACTTAGTCACTATTGGGGGAAACAATTGGCGATCGCCCAAAAAGGTAGATCAGGTGATCTTGTTACCCAAGTAGATAAAGAATCCGAAGCGCAAGTAATCAAAGTAATACAAAGACACTGCCCAGATCATGCCATTTTTGCTGAAGAATCGGGGAAAAGTGGTACTCAAAACCATAAATATCAATGGGTAATTGATCCCCTCGATGGCACTACTAATTATGCCCATGGCTACCCTCAAGCAGCCGTTTCCATCGGTCTAAACATTGACGGCGTCCCCTCCGTGGGAGTAGTTTATAACCCCATGAGAGAAGAATTATGGTGCGCTGGGAAAGGATTAGGAGCAACCCTCAACGGCAACCCCATAAAAGTATCGAATACCGAAGAATTAAAAGATAGTTTATTGGTGACAGGTTTCGCCTACGATAGACGGGAAACCGATGATAACAATTATGCCGAATTTTGCTACCTTACCCACCTCACCCAAGGAGTAAGAAGGGCAGGAAGTGCTTCCCTAGATTTATGCGAATTAGCAGGGGGAAGGTTAGACGGTTATTGGGAAAGGGGCTTAAGCCCTTGGGATTTACTCGCGGGGGTGGTAATCGTTAAGGAAGCTGGAGGTTATATTAGCGCCTATGACGGCTCGGAATTTGATATTAACACAGGGCGCATTTTAGCTACCAACGGTAAAATCCATGATGCTTTGATGGTGGCTTTGAAGAATACTCCCCATAGCCCTGCTTTTTCTTTTCCTGATGTGGTGGGTTAG